From the Eleutherodactylus coqui strain aEleCoq1 chromosome 7, aEleCoq1.hap1, whole genome shotgun sequence genome, one window contains:
- the SYNPO2 gene encoding synaptopodin-2 isoform X2, with product MFKKRRRRARKYTLTSYGTGELERYENSEEDDNEEEEENKENTFEVTLYGASESDLDEDFSSDPENSAHIVTFDWDTGLVEVEKKLNTTEAMEELPETKGKGVLMFARRKQRMDQISAEQEEMRKHSVEEKVSLTENVNNTISYEAQKQKQTIKTQSCVSKSYIEVSSNPQRVQNGIIGANESNNSFQSSLNRTARPFGGVQSQTALSFSPNRNMASPMSDVPAPPPYSSVTLPPEPRFHVSSPVPGKAAVWAPSYSTEQIASRDERIAVPANKTGVLFEAKRRSTKAMFTFKEQPKLSPNPELLTLVQNREGKRAAANESGAEEDYLSLGAEACNFMQAHSGKQKTPPPVAPKPSVKSPTTAMPISPVWTPPVIAPPQQPFAVQNSFQSQGLAEATVPQSNFHYNPPNTLNLSAPPRGPPKVSTSLRQISKSKTPPATPSGTAAPAYEMPALRGKGAELFARRQSRMEKFVVDSTTVQEKVARAASPTPSLPCSWKYSSNVRAPPPLAYNPIQSPLYPLAASKPGSKTGSSMAKKKPTKTLSPLEVMKHQPYQLNSSLFTFQPPSASTAETEAPKKTTKSFIPPPAKQAQPARPMNAPYINAQPTPEYSQPVYNTQPSFQSSVFTPTTDSYPSAAYAMQPRQESPVATLIAPPRPKFSAKKAGVTAQEKNGRSLSIPARSFSSASSQPFGSPLSPALFEPAPGFVGKSAATPETPGKRLTPWEAAAKSPLGFVDDSFLPQSIHESVSANVVSAARRKTLPGPPPAWKSTSTLPPTNNAYAYRSRPSIPTVAKNVGSTPSMQCGYQLRHPYPDSHSMTIAGSVPLETRSEYCMSSGQNPNFNPYPRAWRS from the exons ATGTTTAAAAAGCGCCGGCGAAGGGCCAGGAAATATACGTTAACAAGCTACGGCACAGGGGAACTCGAACGCTACGAAAACAGCGAAGAAGACGATaacgaggaagaagaagaaaataaagaGAATACATTTGAGGTCACTTTGTATGGAGCTAGTGAATCAGATCTAGATGAAGATTTCTCATCAGATCCTGAAAACAGCGCACATATTGTAACTTTTGATTGGGACACTGGACTAGTAGAGGTCGAAAAGAAGCTAAATACTACTGAAGCAATGGAGGAACTTCCAGAGACCAAAGGTAAAGGGGTTCTCATGTTTGCAAGAAGGAAGCAGAGGATGGATCAAATATCAGCAGAGCAAGAAGAAATGAGGAAGCATAGTGTAGAAGAGAAAGTATCATTAACAGAGAATGTAAATAACACAATTTCATACGAGGCACAGAAGCAAAAGCAAACCATTAAGACTCAGAGCTGTGTAAGCAAAAGTTATATAGAGGTCAGCAGCAACCCGCAGAGGGTACAGAATGGTATTATTGGAGCAAATGAGTCAAACAATTCATTTCAGTCTTCTTTAAACAGAACAGCAAGACCATTTGGCGGAGTTCAAAGTCAAACAGCTCTGTCATTTTCACCCAACAGAAATATGGCAAGTCCTATGTCAGATGTACCTGCGCCACCTCCTTATTCTTCAGTCACTCTACCTCCTGAACCGAGATTTCATGTGTCTTCACCAGTGCCTGGTAAAGCAGCTGTTTGGGCACCGTCCTACTCTACAGAACAAATTGCTTCAAGAGATGAAAGAATTGCAGTTCCAGCAAACAAAACCGGTGTCTTATTCGAAGCCAAACGTAGAAGCACAAAAGCCATGTTCACCTTTAAGGAGCAGCCGAAGTTAAGCCCAAATCCAGAGCTGCTAACACTTGTTCAGAACAGAGAAGGTAAACGTGCTGCTGCTAATGAGTCGGGAGCAGAAGAAGACTACCTCAGTCTTGGAGCAGAGGCATGCAACTTCATGCAAGCTCACAGTGGCAAGCAAAAAACACCTCCACCAGTTGCACCAAAACCATCAGTCAAGTCACCGACAACAGCGATGCCAATATCACCTGTATGGACACCACCAGTCATTGCTCCTCCACAGCAACCATTTGCAGTCCAGAATTCATTTCAAAGCCAAGGTCTTGCAGAAGCCACTGTGCCACAATCAAATTTTCATTACAATCCTCCAAACACTCTTAATTTATCTGCTCCGCCTAGAGGTCCACCTAAAGTATCTACAAGTTTAAGGCAAATATCTAAATCTAAAACACCCCCAGCTACTCCATCAGGGACAGCAGCTCCAGCTTATGAGATGCCAGCCTTAAGAGGAAAAGGAGCAGAATTATTTGCCAGGAGACAATCTCGGATGGAAAAATTTGTAGTAGATTCAACCACTGTGCAAGAAAAGGTAGCTCGAGCAGCCTCTCCCACCCCATCATTACCATGTTCTTGGAAGTATTCATCCAATGTCCGAGCTCCACCTCCATTAGCATATAATCCAATCCAATCACCACTTTATCCCTTAGCAGCAAGCAAACCGGGATCCAAGACTGGCTCTTCAATGGCCAAGAAAAAGCCAACAAAAACACTGAGTCCTCTTGAAGTAATGAAACACCAGCCATATCAGCTTAACTCTTCTTTATTTACATTTCAACCACCTTCGGCTAGCACAGCAGAAACAGAAGCACCTAAGAAAACCACTAAGTCATTCATCCCCCCTCCTGCAAAGCAAGCTCAACCTGCAAGGCCCATGAATGCTCCTTACATTAATGCCCAGCCGACACCTGAATATTCTCAACCAGTGTATAACACACAGCCCTCCTTCCAGTCGAGTGTCTTCACTCCTACCACCGATTCCTACCCTTCAGCAGCCTACGCAATGCAGCCTAGACAAGAATCACCAGTAGCAACTTTGATTGCTCCTCCGAGGCCGAAATTTTCTGCAAAGAAAGCTGGTGTTACAGCCCAG GAAAAAAATGGAAGATCCCTATCCATCCCTGCCAGAAGTTTTTCATCTGCCAGTTCACAGCCATTTGGTTCTCCATTGTCTCCAGCACTTTTTGAACCTGCACCTGGTTTCGTTGGCAAATCAGCAGCAACACCAGAAACACCGGGCAAGAGATTAACTCCATGGGAAGCAGCAGCTAAATCTCCATTGGGGTTTGTGGATGATTCGTTCTTGCCACAATCTATACATGAATCTGTTTCTGCCAATGTAGTGTCTGCTGCTCGTCGAAAGACTCTACCAGGGCCTCCACCAGCCTGGAAGTCCACCTCCACTCTTCCACCTACTAATAATGCTTATGCCTATAGGAGTAGACCTAGTATTCCAACCGTAGCAAAGAATGTAGGGTCTACACCTTCTATGCAATGCGGTTATCAGCTTAGGCATCCCTATCCCGACTCACATTCTATGACAATTGCAGGTTCTGTGCCATTGGAAACCAGGTCAGAATATTGCATGTCTTCAGGGCAAAATCCGAACTTTAATCCTTATCCTAGGGCATGGAGGAGCTGA
- the SYNPO2 gene encoding synaptopodin-2 isoform X1 produces the protein MGTGDYICVTMSGGAPWGFRLQGGEGYQEPLHVCKVRSTSKASNAGLCEGDEVISINGTNCIDIPYKDVVALIEKSLETLQMFVKRTTSKTLAVENKNGDKNIHKEEYTESTTLQIRTGPEPLSREREISETNYQSFYSRTDCGTGEMEAEKDKEIVLCHKITPKVIEAPKDNRPIDFAVTRRREEGRQGAMVELQLSLTQDMHIGSGGVPTVTLLGTDPSPEAEHSVQKSEIDASACLTMKETPMQKASTTFQITGKQQAKIIPVRETQEATFPRVELILDCSSRESKSRSLPAEGCVKSVEEGGHLVEPPSTVAFGITVEDSEQGEEDQQDHTRPNKHRARHARLRRSESLSEKQVKEAKSKCKSIALLLTAAPNPNSKGVLMFKKRRRRARKYTLTSYGTGELERYENSEEDDNEEEEENKENTFEVTLYGASESDLDEDFSSDPENSAHIVTFDWDTGLVEVEKKLNTTEAMEELPETKGKGVLMFARRKQRMDQISAEQEEMRKHSVEEKVSLTENVNNTISYEAQKQKQTIKTQSCVSKSYIEVSSNPQRVQNGIIGANESNNSFQSSLNRTARPFGGVQSQTALSFSPNRNMASPMSDVPAPPPYSSVTLPPEPRFHVSSPVPGKAAVWAPSYSTEQIASRDERIAVPANKTGVLFEAKRRSTKAMFTFKEQPKLSPNPELLTLVQNREGKRAAANESGAEEDYLSLGAEACNFMQAHSGKQKTPPPVAPKPSVKSPTTAMPISPVWTPPVIAPPQQPFAVQNSFQSQGLAEATVPQSNFHYNPPNTLNLSAPPRGPPKVSTSLRQISKSKTPPATPSGTAAPAYEMPALRGKGAELFARRQSRMEKFVVDSTTVQEKVARAASPTPSLPCSWKYSSNVRAPPPLAYNPIQSPLYPLAASKPGSKTGSSMAKKKPTKTLSPLEVMKHQPYQLNSSLFTFQPPSASTAETEAPKKTTKSFIPPPAKQAQPARPMNAPYINAQPTPEYSQPVYNTQPSFQSSVFTPTTDSYPSAAYAMQPRQESPVATLIAPPRPKFSAKKAGVTAQEKNGRSLSIPARSFSSASSQPFGSPLSPALFEPAPGFVGKSAATPETPGKRLTPWEAAAKSPLGFVDDSFLPQSIHESVSANVVSAARRKTLPGPPPAWKSTSTLPPTNNAYAYRSRPSIPTVAKNVGSTPSMQCGYQLRHPYPDSHSMTIAGSVPLETRSEYCMSSGQNPNFNPYPRAWRS, from the exons GACAACTAGCAAGACTCTAGCAGTGGAGAATAAAAACGGGGACAAAAACATTCACAAGGAAGAATACACAGAAAGTACCACACTGCAGATCCGTACGGGCCCAGAACCGCTATCCAGAGAACGTGAAATCTCTGAAACGAACTATCAGTCTTTTTACTCAAGGACAGACTGCGGTACTGGAGAGATGGAAGCCGAAAAAGACAAAGAGATTGTTCTGTGCCACAAAATTACTCCTAAAGTGATTGAAGCTCCAAAGGACAACAGACCAATTGACTTCGCTgtgacaagaagaagagaagaaggtCGGCAAGGTGCTATGGTAGAATTACAGCTGTCCCTTACACAAGATATGCATATAGGAAGTGGAGGTGTTCCTACTGTGACTCTTTTAGGTACTGACCCTTCTCCCGAAGCAGAGCACAGTGTACAAAAGAGTGAAATTGATGCTTCAGCATGCCTTACTATGAAAGAAACACCTATGCAGAAGGCATCTACTACCTTCCAGATAACAGGCAAGCAACAGGCAAAAATTATCCCGGTAAGAGAGACACAAGAAGCAACTTTCCCCAGGGTTGAACTGATCTTAGACTGCTCTAGCAGAGAAAGTAAGTCCAGATCTTTGCCTGCTGAGGGGTGTGTTAAGTCTGTAGAGGAAGGAGGGCACTTGGTGGAACCTCCTTCTACTGTTGCCTTTGGAATCACAGTAGAAGACTCAGAGCAAGGCGAGGAGGATCAGCAGGATCACACCAGACCCAACAAACACCGGGCCAGGCACGCCA GGCTCAGACGCAGTGAGAGTCTTTCTGAAAAGCAAGTTAAAGAAGCCAAGTCTAAATGTAAAAGTATTGCTCTTCTCCTGACTGCCGCTCCAAACCCTAATTCCAAGGGGGTGTTGATGTTTAAAAAGCGCCGGCGAAGGGCCAGGAAATATACGTTAACAAGCTACGGCACAGGGGAACTCGAACGCTACGAAAACAGCGAAGAAGACGATaacgaggaagaagaagaaaataaagaGAATACATTTGAGGTCACTTTGTATGGAGCTAGTGAATCAGATCTAGATGAAGATTTCTCATCAGATCCTGAAAACAGCGCACATATTGTAACTTTTGATTGGGACACTGGACTAGTAGAGGTCGAAAAGAAGCTAAATACTACTGAAGCAATGGAGGAACTTCCAGAGACCAAAGGTAAAGGGGTTCTCATGTTTGCAAGAAGGAAGCAGAGGATGGATCAAATATCAGCAGAGCAAGAAGAAATGAGGAAGCATAGTGTAGAAGAGAAAGTATCATTAACAGAGAATGTAAATAACACAATTTCATACGAGGCACAGAAGCAAAAGCAAACCATTAAGACTCAGAGCTGTGTAAGCAAAAGTTATATAGAGGTCAGCAGCAACCCGCAGAGGGTACAGAATGGTATTATTGGAGCAAATGAGTCAAACAATTCATTTCAGTCTTCTTTAAACAGAACAGCAAGACCATTTGGCGGAGTTCAAAGTCAAACAGCTCTGTCATTTTCACCCAACAGAAATATGGCAAGTCCTATGTCAGATGTACCTGCGCCACCTCCTTATTCTTCAGTCACTCTACCTCCTGAACCGAGATTTCATGTGTCTTCACCAGTGCCTGGTAAAGCAGCTGTTTGGGCACCGTCCTACTCTACAGAACAAATTGCTTCAAGAGATGAAAGAATTGCAGTTCCAGCAAACAAAACCGGTGTCTTATTCGAAGCCAAACGTAGAAGCACAAAAGCCATGTTCACCTTTAAGGAGCAGCCGAAGTTAAGCCCAAATCCAGAGCTGCTAACACTTGTTCAGAACAGAGAAGGTAAACGTGCTGCTGCTAATGAGTCGGGAGCAGAAGAAGACTACCTCAGTCTTGGAGCAGAGGCATGCAACTTCATGCAAGCTCACAGTGGCAAGCAAAAAACACCTCCACCAGTTGCACCAAAACCATCAGTCAAGTCACCGACAACAGCGATGCCAATATCACCTGTATGGACACCACCAGTCATTGCTCCTCCACAGCAACCATTTGCAGTCCAGAATTCATTTCAAAGCCAAGGTCTTGCAGAAGCCACTGTGCCACAATCAAATTTTCATTACAATCCTCCAAACACTCTTAATTTATCTGCTCCGCCTAGAGGTCCACCTAAAGTATCTACAAGTTTAAGGCAAATATCTAAATCTAAAACACCCCCAGCTACTCCATCAGGGACAGCAGCTCCAGCTTATGAGATGCCAGCCTTAAGAGGAAAAGGAGCAGAATTATTTGCCAGGAGACAATCTCGGATGGAAAAATTTGTAGTAGATTCAACCACTGTGCAAGAAAAGGTAGCTCGAGCAGCCTCTCCCACCCCATCATTACCATGTTCTTGGAAGTATTCATCCAATGTCCGAGCTCCACCTCCATTAGCATATAATCCAATCCAATCACCACTTTATCCCTTAGCAGCAAGCAAACCGGGATCCAAGACTGGCTCTTCAATGGCCAAGAAAAAGCCAACAAAAACACTGAGTCCTCTTGAAGTAATGAAACACCAGCCATATCAGCTTAACTCTTCTTTATTTACATTTCAACCACCTTCGGCTAGCACAGCAGAAACAGAAGCACCTAAGAAAACCACTAAGTCATTCATCCCCCCTCCTGCAAAGCAAGCTCAACCTGCAAGGCCCATGAATGCTCCTTACATTAATGCCCAGCCGACACCTGAATATTCTCAACCAGTGTATAACACACAGCCCTCCTTCCAGTCGAGTGTCTTCACTCCTACCACCGATTCCTACCCTTCAGCAGCCTACGCAATGCAGCCTAGACAAGAATCACCAGTAGCAACTTTGATTGCTCCTCCGAGGCCGAAATTTTCTGCAAAGAAAGCTGGTGTTACAGCCCAG GAAAAAAATGGAAGATCCCTATCCATCCCTGCCAGAAGTTTTTCATCTGCCAGTTCACAGCCATTTGGTTCTCCATTGTCTCCAGCACTTTTTGAACCTGCACCTGGTTTCGTTGGCAAATCAGCAGCAACACCAGAAACACCGGGCAAGAGATTAACTCCATGGGAAGCAGCAGCTAAATCTCCATTGGGGTTTGTGGATGATTCGTTCTTGCCACAATCTATACATGAATCTGTTTCTGCCAATGTAGTGTCTGCTGCTCGTCGAAAGACTCTACCAGGGCCTCCACCAGCCTGGAAGTCCACCTCCACTCTTCCACCTACTAATAATGCTTATGCCTATAGGAGTAGACCTAGTATTCCAACCGTAGCAAAGAATGTAGGGTCTACACCTTCTATGCAATGCGGTTATCAGCTTAGGCATCCCTATCCCGACTCACATTCTATGACAATTGCAGGTTCTGTGCCATTGGAAACCAGGTCAGAATATTGCATGTCTTCAGGGCAAAATCCGAACTTTAATCCTTATCCTAGGGCATGGAGGAGCTGA